From Papaver somniferum cultivar HN1 unplaced genomic scaffold, ASM357369v1 unplaced-scaffold_99, whole genome shotgun sequence, the proteins below share one genomic window:
- the LOC113346271 gene encoding amino acid permease 3-like, which yields MTMGDINMTNATAATKNQQFQYDHSLDVMQQQQGGSKCFDDDGRLKRTGTVWTASAHIITAVIGSGVLSLAWAIAQLGWIAGPTVMFLFAFVIYYTSCLLADCYRTGDNVTGKRNYTYMDAVSTNLGGSKTKLCGIIQYINLFGVAIGYTIAASISMVAIKRSNCFHASGHDNPCLTSSTPYMIIFGVSEIIFSQIPDFDQISWLSMVAAVMSFTYSGIGMGLGIAKVAENGKFRGSLTGISIGTVTQTQKIWRSLQALGNIAFAYSYSIILIEIQDTLRSPPSEAKTMKKASLVSVSTTTIFYMLCGCMGYAAFGDMAPGNLLTGFGFYNPYWLLDIANIAIVIHLVGAYQVYCQPLFAFIEKWAATKWPKSDFINKNYQVPFPGCRPYNLNLFRLVWRTVFVILTTVISMLLPFFNDVVGILGAFGFWPLTVYFPVEMYISHRKIPKWSSKWVCLQILSAACLVISIAAAAGSVAGVITDLKVYRPFV from the exons GAACCGTGTGGACAGCGAGTGCACATATTATTACGGCTGTCATAGGATCAGGAGTGCTTTCATTAGCTTGGGCCATAGCTCAGCTTGGTTGGATTGCTGGTCCAACTGTGATGTTCTTGTTTGCCTTTGTGATTTACTACACGTCCTGTTTACTAGCTGACTGCTACAGAACTGGCGACAATGTTACCGGCAAAAGAAACTACACTTACATGGATGCTGTTAGCACTAATCTTGGTGGTTCTAAGACCAAGCTTTGTGGGATAATTCAGTACATTAATCTTTTTGGTGTCGCAATCGGATATACAATTGCAGCATCCATCAGTATGGT GGCTATAAAGAGGTCGAACTGTTTCCATGCTAGCGGCCATGATAACCCGTGCCTTACGTCGAGTACCCCATACATGATCATTTTTGGTGTATCAGAAATCATATTCTCACAAATTCCAGACTTTGATCAAATTTCATGGCTATCGATGGTTGCCGCAGTCATGTCATTTACTTATTCCGGGATCGGAATGGGCCTCGGAATCGCTAAAGTGGCAG AAAATGGGAAATTCAGAGGAAGTCTTACCGGAATTAGCATCGGTACCGTAACTCAAACCCAAAAGATATGGAGGAGCTTGCAAGCACTTGGAAACATTGCTTTTGCCTACTCGTATTCCATAATCCTAATCGAAATTCAG GACACATTAAGATCGCCACCATCAGAAGCTAAAACTATGAAGAAAGCAAGTTTAGTCAGTGTCTCAACTACAACCATCTTTTACATGCTTTGTGGATGTATGGGTTATGCGGCTTTCGGAGACATGGCACCAGGCAACCTTCTAACCGGTTTCGGGTTCTACAACCCATACTGGTTACTTGACATTGCCAACATTGCAATCGTAATTCACCTTGTTGGAGCTTACCAAGTCTATTGCCAACCCTTATTTGCCTTCATTGAGAAGTGGGCAGCAACAAAATGGCCAAAGagtgatttcatcaacaaaaactaTCAAGTACCTTTCCCCGGATGCCGCCCATACAATCTCAACTTATTCAGACTTGTCTGGAGAACAGTGTTTGTAATTCTAACGACAGTTATATCGATGCTTCTTCCGTTCTTCAATGACGTTGTTGGGATTCTTGGCGCTTTCGGGTTTTGGCCGTTGACTGTATATTTCCCGGTTGAGATGTACATATCACATAGAAAGATTCCCAAGTGGAGCAGCAAATGGGTGTGCCTTCAAATACTTAGTGCCGCTTGTTTAGTAATCTCAATTGCAGCTGCAGCAGGCTCAGTAGCCGGTGTTATCACCGATCTTAAGGTGTATCGTCCCTTCGTCTAA